In one window of Erwinia tasmaniensis Et1/99 DNA:
- the emrD gene encoding multidrug efflux MFS transporter EmrD → MKKIENGYLLVMLIALLAVGQMAQTIYVPAMPTIAAAFNVGDGMVQRVMAAYLMTYGASQLFYGPLSDSIGRRPVILLGMAVFIAGSVTALLADSLNGLVLAAAIQGMGTGVAGVMARTMPRDLYSGSALRHANSLLNMGILISPLVAPAIGAGLTYLFGWQACFAFLLLLCLAVSAAMLRWLPETRPACQPQRAFFSRYRPLLADGNFIRYLVILIGALAGIAVFEASCGVLMGGVLGMSSLAISLLFILPLPAAFFGAWFAGRSNKSFASVMWYAVNSCLLAGVMMWIPGWLGIMNLWTLIVPASLFFFGAGMLFPLATTGAMEPWPYMAGTAGALVGGLQNLGSGLIAWLSALLPQDGQFSLGMLMFATALLILLCWLPLSKGPEPHTA, encoded by the coding sequence ATGAAAAAGATTGAAAACGGATATCTGCTGGTGATGCTGATTGCTTTACTGGCGGTGGGACAGATGGCGCAGACCATCTACGTTCCGGCAATGCCGACCATTGCTGCGGCGTTTAATGTGGGTGACGGGATGGTGCAGCGTGTGATGGCGGCCTACCTGATGACCTACGGCGCATCGCAGCTGTTTTACGGCCCGCTGTCAGACAGCATCGGCCGTCGTCCGGTGATCCTGCTGGGGATGGCCGTATTTATTGCAGGCTCCGTGACCGCGCTGCTGGCGGACAGCCTGAATGGGCTGGTGCTGGCGGCGGCTATTCAGGGAATGGGCACCGGCGTGGCAGGCGTGATGGCGCGTACCATGCCACGCGATCTCTATTCCGGCAGCGCCCTGCGCCATGCCAACAGCCTGCTGAATATGGGGATTTTAATCAGCCCGCTGGTTGCGCCTGCGATCGGTGCCGGCCTGACGTATCTGTTTGGCTGGCAGGCCTGTTTTGCCTTCTTACTGCTGCTGTGCCTTGCGGTATCGGCGGCCATGCTGCGCTGGCTGCCGGAAACCCGTCCAGCGTGCCAGCCGCAGCGGGCCTTTTTCTCGCGCTATCGACCGCTGCTGGCCGATGGGAATTTTATCCGCTATCTGGTGATCCTGATCGGTGCGCTGGCCGGGATTGCGGTGTTTGAGGCCAGCTGTGGCGTACTGATGGGCGGCGTGCTGGGAATGAGCAGCCTGGCCATCAGCCTGCTGTTTATTCTGCCCCTGCCCGCCGCGTTCTTCGGGGCCTGGTTTGCCGGGCGCAGTAATAAATCCTTTGCCAGCGTAATGTGGTACGCGGTAAACAGCTGCCTGTTGGCCGGCGTGATGATGTGGATCCCCGGCTGGCTGGGAATAATGAACCTGTGGACGCTGATTGTGCCCGCATCGCTGTTCTTTTTTGGTGCCGGAATGCTGTTTCCACTGGCGACCACCGGAGCAATGGAGCCGTGGCCGTATATGGCGGGCACCGCCGGGGCGCTGGTGGGTGGATTACAGAACCTGGGGTCTGGCCTTATCGCGTGGCTGTCTGCCCTGCTGCCGCAGGATGGTCAGTTCAGCCTTGGTATGCTGATGTTTGCCACCGCGCTGCTGATCCTGCTGTGCTGGCTGCCTCTGTCTAAAGGGCCGGAGCCGCATACGGCTTAA
- the glpX gene encoding class II fructose-bisphosphatase, translated as MKRELAIEFSRVTEAAALAGYQWLGRGDKNAADGAAVHAMRIMLNKVDIDGQIVIGEGEIDEAPMLYIGEKVGTGSGDAVDIAVDPIEGTRMTALGQANALTVMAVGDKGTFLHAPDMYMEKLVVGPAAKGTIDLNLPLEENLQRVARAMNKPLSELTITLLAKPRHDEVIARLQQLGVRVFTFPDGDVAASILTCMPDSEVDVMYGIGGAPEGVISAAAIRALDGDMQGRLLARHEVKGDSAENRRLGEQEQARCREMGIEAGQVLTLEQMARNDNVIFSATGITSGDLLKGITRKGNMATSETLLIRGKSRTIRRIHSTHYLDLKDESLHPYIL; from the coding sequence ATGAAACGAGAACTGGCGATTGAATTTTCCCGCGTCACCGAGGCAGCCGCGCTGGCCGGCTATCAGTGGCTGGGCCGTGGCGATAAGAATGCGGCGGACGGCGCGGCGGTACACGCAATGCGTATTATGCTCAATAAGGTGGATATCGACGGACAAATCGTCATTGGCGAAGGGGAAATTGATGAAGCGCCGATGCTGTATATCGGTGAAAAGGTCGGTACCGGCAGCGGTGATGCGGTGGATATTGCCGTCGATCCGATTGAAGGCACGCGCATGACCGCCCTGGGTCAGGCCAACGCACTCACGGTAATGGCCGTTGGCGACAAGGGCACGTTCCTGCACGCGCCGGATATGTATATGGAAAAGCTGGTGGTCGGCCCCGCAGCGAAAGGCACGATTGACCTGAACCTGCCGCTGGAAGAAAACCTGCAACGTGTGGCGCGCGCCATGAACAAACCGCTGAGCGAACTGACGATCACGCTGCTGGCAAAGCCGCGTCATGATGAGGTGATTGCCCGCCTGCAACAGCTCGGCGTTCGCGTGTTTACCTTCCCGGATGGCGATGTGGCGGCCTCAATCCTCACCTGTATGCCGGACAGCGAGGTCGATGTGATGTATGGCATCGGCGGTGCGCCGGAGGGGGTGATCTCCGCTGCGGCGATCCGCGCGCTGGATGGCGATATGCAGGGCCGCCTGCTGGCACGGCACGAGGTGAAGGGCGATAGCGCTGAAAATCGGCGTCTGGGCGAGCAGGAACAGGCTCGCTGCCGTGAAATGGGCATTGAGGCCGGCCAGGTTCTGACTCTGGAGCAAATGGCGCGCAACGATAACGTGATTTTCTCCGCCACCGGTATCACCAGCGGCGACCTGCTAAAAGGCATCACGCGCAAGGGCAATATGGCGACCAGCGAAACGCTGCTGATCCGCGGCAAATCGCGCACCATTCGCCGTATCCATTCGACTCATTATCTCGATCTGAAAGACGAGAGCCTGCATCCCTATATTTTGTAA
- a CDS encoding arsenic resistance protein: MSASAAHLATRIRNGLEHHQVVIYFSAVAIAGLTAFALPATSALASAINPALALMLFVTFLQVPVAGLGKALTRLRFLLPLLVANFLFIPALVAILIPFLPQNTLLLLGVLLVLLTPCIDYVVTFSQLGRGDFRLLLASTPILLIAQMLLLPLYLHVFLGEQAAGLVQPKPFIDAFLWLIVAPLCLAALTQLWSRGSRLGSSVSEGLGLLPVPATALVLFIVVAAMLPRLGGVWPLALQAVPVYVAFAVLAPLAGWIAARMFRLEPAAGRAVAFSAATRNSLVVLPLALSVPGAIPVLPAIIVTQTLVELLSELIYIRLIPKLGQARQNQ, translated from the coding sequence ATGTCTGCGTCTGCCGCTCACTTAGCCACTCGTATCAGAAACGGACTTGAACACCATCAGGTCGTGATTTATTTCAGCGCGGTGGCGATCGCAGGTTTAACCGCCTTTGCTCTGCCCGCAACATCCGCTCTGGCCTCTGCCATTAATCCGGCATTAGCATTGATGCTGTTTGTGACTTTTCTACAGGTGCCGGTGGCCGGGCTTGGCAAGGCGTTAACTCGGTTACGTTTTCTGTTACCTCTGCTGGTGGCTAATTTTCTGTTTATTCCGGCCCTGGTCGCCATCCTGATACCGTTTTTACCACAAAATACGCTGTTGCTGCTTGGTGTGCTGCTGGTCCTTCTGACGCCCTGTATCGACTACGTTGTGACGTTTTCCCAGCTTGGGCGCGGTGATTTCCGTCTGCTGCTGGCCTCCACGCCGATATTACTGATCGCGCAGATGCTGCTGCTGCCGCTCTACCTGCATGTTTTCCTCGGGGAGCAGGCTGCCGGGCTGGTGCAGCCCAAACCGTTTATTGATGCTTTTCTCTGGCTGATTGTGGCTCCGCTGTGCCTTGCCGCACTGACGCAGCTGTGGAGCAGGGGCAGCAGGCTGGGCAGCTCAGTCTCTGAAGGGCTTGGCCTGCTCCCCGTGCCGGCGACCGCGCTGGTGCTATTTATCGTGGTGGCGGCCATGCTGCCCCGGCTGGGAGGGGTCTGGCCACTGGCCCTGCAGGCCGTACCTGTCTACGTTGCTTTTGCCGTTCTTGCCCCGCTGGCCGGATGGATAGCCGCCAGAATGTTTCGCCTTGAGCCTGCTGCGGGCAGGGCGGTGGCTTTTAGCGCCGCAACCCGTAACTCTCTGGTGGTGTTGCCGCTGGCGCTTTCCGTGCCGGGCGCCATCCCCGTACTGCCGGCCATTATCGTGACGCAGACTCTGGTTGAGTTGTTAAGTGAGCTGATTTACATCCGCCTGATCCCTAAGCTGGGTCAGGCGCGGCAAAATCAGTAG
- the glpK gene encoding glycerol kinase GlpK has product MNVEKKYIVALDQGTTSSRAVILDHDANIVAVSQREFQQIYPKAGWVEHDPMDIWASQSSTLVEVLAHADINSDEIAAIGITNQRETTIVWEKQTGKPIYNAIVWQDPRTADYCAKLKKEGLEEYIRHTTGLVINPYFSGTKVKWILDHVEGSRERARRGELLFGTVDSWLVWKMTQGRVHITDYTNASRTMMFNIHQLEWDARMLEILDIPREMLPEVKSSSEVYGQTNIGGKGGTRIPIAGIAGDQQAALYGQLCVQPGMAKNTYGTGCFMLMNTGTEAVTSTHGLLTTIACGPRGEVNYALEGAVFIGGASIQWLRDEMKLISDATDSEYFATKVKDTNGVYMVPAFTGLGAPYWDPYARGAIFGLTRGANANHIIRATLESIAYQTRDVLEAMQNDANTRLQSLRVDGGAVANNFLMQFQSDILGTRVERPEVREVTALGAAYLAGLAVGFWKDLDEVRAKSVTEREFRPGIETTQRNVLYSGWKKAVSRAQAWEEADDR; this is encoded by the coding sequence ATGAACGTCGAAAAAAAATACATCGTCGCCCTCGATCAGGGAACCACCAGTTCCCGGGCCGTTATCCTCGATCATGATGCCAATATTGTCGCGGTGTCGCAGCGTGAGTTTCAGCAAATCTACCCGAAAGCGGGCTGGGTGGAACATGATCCTATGGACATCTGGGCTTCGCAAAGCTCCACCCTGGTGGAAGTGCTGGCGCATGCGGATATCAACTCCGACGAAATTGCCGCGATTGGTATCACCAATCAGCGCGAAACGACGATTGTCTGGGAGAAACAGACCGGTAAACCCATCTATAACGCCATTGTCTGGCAGGACCCGCGCACGGCCGATTACTGCGCAAAGCTGAAAAAAGAAGGGCTGGAAGAGTATATCCGCCACACCACTGGCCTGGTGATTAACCCTTATTTCTCCGGCACCAAGGTGAAGTGGATCCTTGACCATGTGGAAGGTTCCCGTGAACGCGCGCGGCGTGGCGAGCTGCTGTTTGGCACCGTCGACAGCTGGCTGGTGTGGAAGATGACGCAAGGACGGGTTCACATTACCGATTACACCAACGCTTCGCGCACCATGATGTTCAACATTCATCAGCTGGAATGGGATGCGCGCATGCTGGAGATCCTGGATATCCCGCGTGAGATGCTGCCTGAAGTGAAGTCGTCTTCTGAGGTGTATGGTCAGACCAATATTGGCGGTAAGGGCGGCACGCGCATTCCTATCGCGGGCATTGCCGGTGACCAGCAGGCGGCGCTGTACGGCCAGCTGTGCGTTCAGCCGGGTATGGCGAAAAACACCTACGGCACGGGCTGCTTTATGCTGATGAATACCGGCACTGAGGCCGTCACCTCCACCCATGGCCTGCTGACCACCATCGCCTGCGGCCCGCGTGGGGAAGTAAACTACGCGCTGGAAGGGGCGGTGTTTATCGGCGGTGCGTCGATTCAGTGGCTGCGTGACGAGATGAAGCTCATCAGTGACGCCACGGACTCCGAATATTTCGCGACGAAAGTGAAAGACACCAACGGCGTGTATATGGTGCCCGCCTTCACCGGTTTAGGCGCGCCGTACTGGGACCCGTATGCGCGCGGTGCCATCTTCGGCCTGACGCGAGGGGCCAACGCTAACCATATTATCCGCGCCACGCTGGAGTCGATCGCCTACCAAACCCGTGATGTACTGGAAGCGATGCAGAACGATGCTAACACCCGCCTGCAATCGCTGCGCGTGGACGGTGGTGCCGTGGCCAATAACTTCCTGATGCAGTTCCAGTCCGATATTCTCGGTACGCGCGTGGAGCGCCCTGAGGTGCGGGAAGTGACCGCGCTGGGAGCGGCCTATCTGGCAGGCCTGGCCGTTGGCTTCTGGAAAGATCTCGATGAAGTTCGCGCCAAGTCGGTCACCGAACGCGAATTCCGCCCCGGCATTGAAACCACCCAGCGTAACGTACTGTACTCCGGCTGGAAAAAAGCCGTTAGCCGCGCCCAGGCGTGGGAAGAGGCAGACGACAGGTAA
- a CDS encoding MIP/aquaporin family protein, with product MSNATSILKGQCIAEFLGTATIIFFGAGCVAAMKVAGASFGQWEISIIWGLAVAMAVYLTAGISGGHLNPAVSVAMWLFANFDGRKVIPFAIAQIAGAFCSAALVYALYHNLFLDYEQTHQMVRGSAASLDLAGVFSTYPNPHIGVGQAFLVELVITAIMMALIMALTDDGNGLPRGPIAPLLIGLLIATIGASMGPLTGFALNPARDFGPKLFAWAAGWGNVAFTGARDIPYFLVPIFGPLFGASLGAFGYRALIASNLPGKAVEKHQESASRAKQ from the coding sequence ATGAGTAACGCAACGAGTATATTAAAGGGGCAGTGCATCGCGGAGTTTCTTGGTACGGCCACCATCATCTTCTTTGGCGCTGGCTGTGTCGCCGCCATGAAAGTGGCGGGAGCCAGCTTCGGGCAGTGGGAAATCAGTATTATCTGGGGTCTTGCCGTGGCAATGGCGGTGTATCTCACCGCGGGCATTTCTGGTGGACACCTTAATCCCGCCGTCAGCGTAGCCATGTGGCTGTTTGCCAACTTTGATGGCCGTAAGGTGATCCCTTTTGCTATCGCGCAGATCGCGGGGGCCTTTTGCTCCGCTGCGCTGGTTTATGCCCTGTATCATAATCTGTTCCTCGACTACGAACAGACGCATCAAATGGTACGCGGCAGCGCGGCAAGTCTCGATCTTGCTGGCGTCTTCTCAACCTACCCTAATCCGCATATCGGCGTGGGCCAGGCGTTTCTGGTTGAATTAGTCATTACCGCGATTATGATGGCGCTGATCATGGCGCTGACCGATGACGGCAACGGCCTGCCGCGCGGCCCGATAGCCCCTCTGCTGATTGGTTTGCTGATTGCCACCATCGGTGCATCGATGGGCCCACTGACCGGTTTTGCCCTTAACCCGGCACGAGATTTCGGACCCAAGCTGTTCGCCTGGGCCGCGGGTTGGGGTAACGTTGCCTTCACCGGTGCGCGCGATATTCCCTATTTCCTCGTGCCGATTTTCGGCCCACTGTTCGGCGCCAGCCTCGGAGCCTTTGGCTATCGCGCTCTGATTGCCAGCAACCTGCCCGGTAAGGCGGTGGAAAAACACCAAGAATCCGCGTCACGCGCTAAACAATAA
- the zapB gene encoding cell division protein ZapB, translated as MSFEVFEKLEAKVQQAIDTITLLQMEIEELKEQNGSLNHQVQQASGNSEALVRENQQLKEEQHVWQERLRALLGKMEEV; from the coding sequence ATGTCATTTGAAGTGTTTGAGAAACTGGAAGCGAAAGTACAGCAGGCGATTGATACCATCACGCTGTTGCAGATGGAAATCGAAGAGCTAAAAGAACAAAACGGCAGTCTGAACCATCAGGTTCAGCAGGCGTCCGGCAACAGCGAAGCGCTGGTGCGTGAGAATCAGCAGCTGAAGGAAGAGCAGCACGTCTGGCAAGAACGCCTGCGGGCACTGCTGGGAAAAATGGAAGAGGTCTGA
- the rraA gene encoding ribonuclease E activity regulator RraA, translated as MKYDTSELCDIYHEEVNVVEPLFSNFGGRTSFGGQIITVKCFEDNGLLFDLLEENGRGRILLVDGGGSMRRALVDAALARLALQNEWEGIVVYGAVRQVDDLEELDIGIQAIAAIPVGAAGEGIGESDIRVNFGGVTFFSGDHLYADNTGMILSEDPLDIE; from the coding sequence ATGAAATATGATACGTCAGAACTTTGCGACATCTATCACGAAGAAGTGAACGTCGTTGAACCGCTTTTCTCAAACTTTGGTGGTCGCACCTCGTTTGGCGGGCAAATCATTACGGTCAAATGTTTCGAAGACAACGGTCTGCTGTTTGATTTGCTGGAGGAAAACGGTCGTGGCCGCATTCTGCTGGTTGATGGCGGTGGTTCGATGCGGCGCGCGCTGGTCGATGCGGCTCTGGCAAGGCTGGCGCTGCAAAATGAGTGGGAAGGAATTGTGGTTTATGGCGCGGTGCGTCAGGTAGATGACCTGGAAGAGCTGGATATTGGTATTCAGGCCATTGCCGCCATCCCAGTCGGTGCTGCCGGCGAGGGCATTGGTGAAAGCGATATCCGGGTCAATTTCGGCGGCGTCACCTTCTTCTCTGGCGATCACCTTTATGCCGACAATACCGGCATGATCCTGTCTGAAGATCCGCTCGATATCGAATAA
- the hslU gene encoding HslU--HslV peptidase ATPase subunit, with protein MSAMTPREIVSELNRFIIGQDGAKRAVAIALRNRWRRMQLDEELRHEVTPKNILMIGPTGVGKTEIARRLAKLANAPFIKVEATKFTEVGYVGKEVDSIIRDLTDSAIKMVRSQAIDRNRNRAEEMAEERILDVLIPPAKNNWGQNETPAEPSSARQSFRKKLREGQLDDKEIEIDLAAISGGVEIMAPPGMEEMTSQLQSMFQNIGGQKQKPRKLKIKEAMKLLVEEEAAKLVNQEELKQEAIDAVEQHGIVFIDEIDKVCKRGESSGPDVSREGVQRDLLPLVEGCTVSTKHGMVKTDHILFIASGAFQVASPSDLIPELQGRLPIRVELQALTTNDFERILTEPSASITVQYKALMNTEGVNITFTPDGISKIAAAAWQVNETAENIGARRLHTVLERLMEEISYDASDLNGQSITIDAEYVSKHLDELVADEDLSRFIL; from the coding sequence ATGTCTGCTATGACTCCGCGCGAGATTGTCAGCGAACTAAACAGATTTATCATCGGCCAGGATGGCGCCAAGCGAGCGGTGGCGATCGCCCTGCGCAACCGCTGGCGCCGTATGCAGCTGGACGAAGAGCTGCGTCATGAAGTGACGCCAAAAAACATTCTGATGATCGGCCCAACCGGCGTGGGTAAAACTGAAATTGCCCGTCGTCTGGCCAAACTGGCGAATGCGCCTTTCATTAAAGTCGAAGCAACCAAGTTTACTGAAGTGGGCTATGTGGGTAAGGAAGTGGATTCGATTATCCGCGATCTGACCGATTCGGCGATCAAAATGGTGCGTTCCCAGGCGATTGATCGCAACCGCAATCGCGCCGAAGAAATGGCCGAAGAGCGCATCCTTGACGTGCTGATCCCCCCGGCTAAAAACAACTGGGGACAAAACGAAACCCCGGCGGAACCTTCCTCCGCGCGCCAGTCGTTCCGCAAAAAACTGCGTGAAGGGCAGCTGGATGATAAAGAAATCGAGATCGACCTGGCCGCCATTTCCGGCGGGGTGGAAATCATGGCACCTCCGGGTATGGAAGAGATGACCAGCCAGCTGCAGTCAATGTTCCAGAACATCGGCGGGCAGAAGCAGAAACCACGCAAGCTGAAAATCAAAGAAGCCATGAAGCTGCTGGTGGAAGAGGAAGCGGCCAAGCTGGTTAACCAGGAAGAGCTGAAGCAGGAAGCTATCGACGCGGTCGAACAACACGGCATCGTGTTTATCGATGAGATCGATAAAGTCTGCAAGCGCGGCGAATCATCCGGTCCGGACGTTTCACGCGAAGGGGTTCAGCGCGATCTGCTGCCGCTGGTGGAAGGCTGTACCGTATCGACTAAACACGGCATGGTAAAAACTGACCATATTTTGTTTATTGCTTCCGGCGCTTTCCAGGTTGCCAGCCCGTCAGATCTTATCCCGGAGCTACAGGGTCGTCTGCCTATTCGCGTCGAGCTACAGGCGCTGACCACCAATGACTTCGAGCGGATCCTGACGGAGCCAAGCGCCTCTATAACCGTTCAGTACAAGGCGCTGATGAATACCGAAGGGGTAAATATCACCTTTACGCCGGACGGGATCAGCAAAATTGCCGCCGCCGCCTGGCAGGTGAATGAGACCGCAGAGAACATCGGTGCCCGCCGCCTGCATACCGTGCTTGAGCGTCTGATGGAGGAGATCTCCTATGATGCCAGCGACCTTAACGGTCAGTCGATCACCATCGATGCCGAGTATGTCAGTAAACATCTGGATGAACTGGTCGCCGACGAAGACCTTAGCCGCTTCATTCTGTAA
- the hslV gene encoding ATP-dependent protease subunit HslV → MTTIVSVRRNGQVVIGGDGQATLGNTVMKGNVKKVRRLYNDKVIAGFAGGTADAFTLFELFERKLEMHQGHLVKAAVELAKDWRTDRMLRKLEALLAVADENASLIITGNGDVIQPENDLIAIGSGGPYAQAAARALLENTDIGARDIVEKALGIAGDICIYTNHNLTIEELSSKA, encoded by the coding sequence GTGACAACAATAGTAAGCGTACGACGTAACGGCCAGGTAGTGATTGGCGGTGATGGCCAGGCCACCCTCGGCAATACGGTAATGAAAGGCAACGTTAAAAAAGTGCGTCGTCTTTACAACGACAAGGTCATTGCCGGTTTTGCTGGCGGCACCGCGGACGCATTTACCCTGTTTGAACTTTTTGAACGCAAACTGGAAATGCACCAAGGACACCTGGTGAAAGCGGCGGTGGAACTGGCTAAAGACTGGCGTACCGATCGTATGCTGCGCAAGCTGGAAGCCCTGCTGGCCGTGGCGGATGAAAACGCCTCACTGATCATCACCGGTAACGGTGACGTTATCCAGCCGGAGAACGATCTGATAGCCATCGGTTCAGGCGGTCCATACGCCCAGGCAGCAGCACGTGCGCTGCTGGAAAACACCGACATCGGCGCGCGCGACATTGTGGAAAAAGCGCTGGGTATTGCAGGTGATATCTGCATCTATACCAACCATAACCTCACTATCGAAGAATTATCGTCCAAAGCGTAA
- the ftsN gene encoding cell division protein FtsN, with protein sequence MAQKDYVSRGRATGTRRNKTNSRSKKRSGGSGVSKIMVVLAVAVLVTFVGGLWFIAHHKKEETPTIPDHKAIGNGLPPKPEERWRYIKELENRQIGVPTPTEPTSGGEAHSQAQLTDEQRQLLDQMQADMRQQPTQLNEVPWNEQTPAQRQQTIQRQQQNQLQQQSRTPPPQTQPQRTPTVPAHTSTQPAREPVRQAKPEASAQQKVENKPKEAEKQASQRWVVQCGSFKGTDQAESVRAQLAFEGFESRITTGGGWNRVVIGPYNGRSTADSILKRLHGSGHSNCIPVATGG encoded by the coding sequence GTGGCACAAAAAGATTATGTAAGCCGCGGGCGGGCGACAGGGACGCGTCGTAACAAGACCAACAGTCGCAGCAAAAAACGCAGCGGTGGATCGGGCGTATCAAAAATCATGGTCGTACTGGCGGTTGCCGTTCTGGTGACCTTTGTCGGCGGCCTGTGGTTTATTGCACATCATAAAAAAGAAGAAACGCCGACGATCCCCGATCACAAAGCTATCGGTAACGGGCTGCCACCCAAGCCCGAAGAGCGCTGGCGCTATATCAAAGAGCTGGAGAATCGTCAGATTGGCGTGCCAACGCCGACGGAACCGACGTCAGGCGGTGAAGCGCATTCTCAGGCGCAGCTCACCGATGAGCAGCGCCAGCTGTTGGATCAGATGCAGGCCGATATGCGCCAGCAGCCAACCCAGCTCAACGAAGTGCCGTGGAATGAGCAAACCCCCGCGCAGCGCCAGCAGACCATTCAGCGTCAGCAGCAGAACCAGCTACAGCAGCAGTCGCGTACTCCGCCGCCGCAGACTCAGCCGCAGCGTACCCCTACCGTGCCTGCCCATACCAGCACCCAGCCAGCGCGCGAACCTGTAAGGCAGGCTAAGCCGGAAGCCTCCGCGCAGCAAAAAGTTGAAAACAAACCCAAAGAAGCTGAAAAACAGGCCAGCCAGCGTTGGGTTGTACAGTGTGGTTCATTTAAAGGCACTGACCAGGCCGAGTCCGTCCGCGCCCAGCTGGCGTTTGAAGGATTTGAAAGCCGCATCACCACCGGCGGCGGCTGGAATCGCGTTGTTATCGGCCCATATAACGGTCGCAGTACGGCTGACTCTATTCTGAAACGCCTGCATGGCTCCGGGCATTCAAATTGTATTCCTGTCGCAACCGGGGGTTGA
- the cytR gene encoding DNA-binding transcriptional regulator CytR has translation MEHNQDRTVATMKDVAKKAGVSTATVSRALMNPEKVSAATRSKVELAVAAVGYATHSIARHARRSESRTILVMVPDICDPFFSEIIRGIEVAATRQGYLVLIGDCAHQNQQEKSFLNMILTRQIDGIVLLGSQIPFDASIEDPRILPPMVMANEFPPEREIPTVHIDNLTAAFEAVNHLQKLGHRRIACICGPEEMPLCQYRLEGYVQALRRHGVPVETQYIVRGEFTFDAGCQAMKQLMKLPKPPDALFCHCDIIALGAMSQAKNMGLRVPQDLSIIGFDDIELSRYSDPQLTTVAQPRFNIGREAMLLLLEQLQGKAVSNGSRLLDFELKIRGSTAPSLREHD, from the coding sequence TTGGAGCACAATCAAGATCGTACCGTGGCGACCATGAAGGACGTAGCGAAAAAAGCAGGCGTATCCACGGCAACGGTCTCCCGTGCCCTGATGAATCCCGAAAAAGTTTCCGCCGCCACGCGCAGTAAAGTTGAACTGGCGGTCGCTGCCGTTGGCTACGCGACTCACTCCATAGCCCGTCACGCCAGGCGAAGTGAGTCACGTACGATACTGGTGATGGTTCCAGATATCTGCGACCCGTTTTTTAGTGAAATCATCCGTGGTATTGAGGTCGCGGCCACCCGTCAGGGTTACCTGGTCCTGATCGGCGACTGCGCGCACCAGAACCAGCAGGAGAAGTCGTTCCTGAATATGATCCTGACGCGTCAGATAGACGGCATAGTGCTGCTGGGCTCGCAGATCCCGTTTGACGCCAGCATAGAAGATCCCCGTATTTTGCCGCCCATGGTCATGGCAAATGAGTTTCCCCCGGAGCGCGAAATACCGACGGTGCATATCGACAATCTGACCGCAGCTTTTGAAGCGGTTAACCATCTACAAAAGCTCGGCCACCGCCGCATAGCCTGTATCTGTGGGCCAGAAGAGATGCCGCTGTGCCAGTACCGCCTGGAGGGCTATGTCCAGGCACTGCGCCGCCACGGAGTGCCCGTAGAGACGCAGTATATTGTGCGCGGTGAATTTACATTTGATGCGGGCTGCCAGGCAATGAAACAGCTGATGAAGCTACCTAAGCCACCCGATGCGCTGTTCTGCCACTGCGATATTATCGCTTTGGGCGCCATGTCACAGGCGAAAAATATGGGCCTGCGTGTCCCCCAGGATCTGTCAATTATCGGTTTCGATGATATTGAACTGTCACGCTATAGCGACCCGCAGTTAACGACCGTTGCCCAGCCGCGATTCAACATTGGTCGCGAAGCGATGCTACTCTTGCTGGAGCAGCTACAGGGCAAAGCGGTCAGTAACGGCTCCAGGCTGTTGGATTTTGAACTGAAAATCCGAGGCAGTACCGCGCCTTCGCTACGCGAACATGACTAA